One part of the Arabidopsis thaliana chromosome 4, partial sequence genome encodes these proteins:
- a CDS encoding hydroxyproline-rich glycoprotein family protein (hydroxyproline-rich glycoprotein family protein; FUNCTIONS IN: molecular_function unknown; INVOLVED IN: response to gibberellin stimulus; LOCATED IN: endomembrane system; EXPRESSED IN: 10 plant structures; EXPRESSED DURING: 4 anthesis, F mature embryo stage, petal differentiation and expansion stage, D bilateral stage; BEST Arabidopsis thaliana protein match is: cell wall protein precursor, putative (TAIR:AT2G20870.1); Has 15 Blast hits to 15 proteins in 4 species: Archae - 0; Bacteria - 0; Metazoa - 0; Fungi - 0; Plants - 15; Viruses - 0; Other Eukaryotes - 0 (source: NCBI BLink).) has translation MAYTLQNLTATIVLVSLILGCTEEVTGMRYIPISPTPSESKHSDFPVNMVPQPSSLIPGFGRFLLPPTPKLPFLPYKDPLAVAPATSNGTPSNKARSPSSGEDEVPPVPQP, from the coding sequence ATGGCTTATACTCTGCAAAATCTGACAGCCACAATTGTTCTGGTAAGCCTGATTCTTGGATGTACAGAGGAAGTAACCGGAATGCGTTACATTCCCATTTCCCCCACTCCCAGTGAGAGCAAACATTCAGACTTTCCTGTAAACATGGTGCCTCAACCATCTAGTCTCATTCCTGGTTTTGGAAGGTTCTTGCTACCTCCCACACCTAAGCTGCCATTCCTTCCTTACAAAGATCCCCTTGCTGTTGCCCCAGCCACTTCAAATGGAACTCCTAGTAATAAAGCCCGCAGTCCGAGTTcaggagaagatgaagttcCACCAGTGCCACAACCATGA
- a CDS encoding hypothetical protein (DUF789) (Protein of unknown function (DUF789); CONTAINS InterPro DOMAIN/s: Protein of unknown function DUF789 (InterPro:IPR008507); BEST Arabidopsis thaliana protein match is: Protein of unknown function (DUF789) (TAIR:AT4G03420.1); Has 255 Blast hits to 253 proteins in 17 species: Archae - 0; Bacteria - 0; Metazoa - 0; Fungi - 0; Plants - 253; Viruses - 0; Other Eukaryotes - 2 (source: NCBI BLink).) translates to MMVFDSESNLDRFLRCTTPIVPAYSLPKIKNLNPLWYPLESQSVEYFRLGDFWDCFDEWSAYGAGVPIVSETGETLVQYYVPYLSAIQIFTSHSVINTLREETESGDSGSESCSEEWRWEGCSSSEEGFDHQEPLDRLGYSYLQYFERCTPYSRVPLMDKIKELGERYVGLRSLRSVDLSPASWMAVAWYPIYHIPMNRSIKDLSTCFLTYHTLSSSFQDVKREEEKERISVSAFGMATYKMQGRLWDNDRLLCFLSVADSWLKQLRVHHHDFTYFTTTTHYL, encoded by the exons ATGATGGTTTTTGACAGTGAATCTAACCTAGACCGATTCTTACGCTGCACTACACCGATTGTGCCTGCCTATTCCCTCCCAAAG ATCAAGAACCTTAATCCTCTATGGTATCCGTTGGAGAGCCAGAGCGTCGAGTATTTCAGGTTGGGAGATTTTTGGGATTGTTTCGACGAGTGGAGTGCTTACGGTGCAGGTGTCCCCATTGTATCGGAAACGGGCGAAACATTGGTCCAATACTATGTTCCTTACCTCTCTGCAATCCAGATTTTCACCTCTCATTCTGTTATCAATACTCTTAG GGAGGAGACAGAATCAGGGGATTCAGGGAGCGAGTCGTGTAGCGAGGAGTGGAGATGGGAAGGATGTTCTTCGTCTGAAGAAGGGTTTGATCATCAAGAACCTCTCGATCGCCTCGGTTACTCTTACTTGCAGTATTTCGAGAGATGTACACCTTACTCTAGAGTCCCTCTCATGGATAAG ATCAAAGAGTTGGGAGAAAGATACGTAGGGTTGAGGTCATTGAGGAGTGTTGATCTGTCTCCTGCGAGTTGGATGGCTGTTGCTTG GTATCCAATCTATCACATTCCCATGAATAGAAGCATAAAAGACTTGTCTACTTGCTTCCTCACTTACCACAcgctttcttcatctttccaAG ATGTAAAAAGggaagaggagaaggagaggaTAAGTGTGAGTGCATTTGGGATGGCCACTTACAAGATGCAAGGGAGGCTATGGGATAATGATAGATTGCTTTGCTTTTTGAGCGTAGCAGATTCTTGGCTAAAGCAGCTAAGGGTCCACCACCATGACTTCACCTACTTCACCACTACTACTCATTATCTTTGA
- a CDS encoding uncharacterized protein (unknown protein; BEST Arabidopsis thaliana protein match is: unknown protein (TAIR:AT1G11120.2); Has 30201 Blast hits to 17322 proteins in 780 species: Archae - 12; Bacteria - 1396; Metazoa - 17338; Fungi - 3422; Plants - 5037; Viruses - 0; Other Eukaryotes - 2996 (source: NCBI BLink).), which translates to MLTSQLKVGTWAMKRSFSTSCSSVSQVSFQLQMSSHDHRRFGTAGPLAADEEGQGRFESSVNAVPFGLVATGVLIAIFLLIAFFERFMFVKPTPSPPLDQKFPPFASPKMDVCKREISVLMPGEDVPTFIAQPCPPSSSSSSF; encoded by the exons ATGTTGACTAGTCAACTAAAAGTGGGAACTTGGGCAATGAAACGATCTTTTTCTACATCTTGTTCCTCTGTTTCACAAGTCTCTTTCCAGTTACAAATGAGCAGCCACGACCATAGAAGGTTTGGAACGGCGGGTCCTTTAGCTGCGGACGAAGAAGGTCAAGGACGTTTTGAGAGCTCGGTGAATGCGGTGCCATTTGGTTTGGTTGCGACCGGAGTTTTGATTGCTATCTTCCTCTTAATTGCTTTTTTTGAGAGGTTCATGTTCGTTAAACCAACTCCATCACCACCTCTCGACCAAAAGTTTCCTCCTTTTGCTTCCCCCAAG ATGGATGTGTGTAAAAGAGAGATATCGGTGTTGATGCCTGGAGAAGATGTCCCAACGTTCATTGCTCAGCCATGTCCtccctcatcatcatcaagctcTTTCTGA